The genomic interval CGAAAAGCGCACAGAACATCAACATCCGAATCGGTGCTCCGCCGCGCTGTATCTGCGCGGATCGACCCCGTGGCCGGCGCTGGAGACTCGgttggtggcagcggtgcagggagcggccgaggcgctgcggctcaGCGAGGCTGCGGCAACCGCACCGAATAAACTCCCCTCACCGCAGCTACTGCGCGAGTCACCACCCCACGACGTCGACGGACTGCCCTCTGTGTGGTATCCGCCTCATcgaggcgacgacgacgatggccCGTTGAGCGGAATGCTTTGGGTGTGGttcagcggcggtgacgacagCCATGTGGAGGACGATGTGGCAGGCACCTCCCTATCGTCCTCTGATGACAATGACCTAAAGGACAacgacggcagtggcacGGAGCGACCAAGTTTCAGTGCGGACAGCGCTGCGATGCGGTgtcggcggcagcacgaacgcagaaagagaggagggctcTCATCCCTGTTTCGGCGCTCTCACAGACGATTTGGGGAGCGTCGGAGGCCTCCGACGGTGGTAAGGTCGCTTCGTGGcgtgtggcgccgctgcttcgttGTCGCAGACAATAGCAGCGTATGCGTGTACCCCACCGAGTGTGACTACGCTAACTTCGCCACCGAGCGCCTTCTCATGTCCGTTCCGTACGCATCGCTCGCCTACCTTGTGCCGGActtctctgctgccgcagtaGCGGCATTCGACAACGTCGGCATGGAGCAAGACGAGAGGGAatggggcagcagcaacggccaCGCGAGACCCTCGGCTCGCCCAGGACGAGGCAACTAcccactgcagcactgcggcTCTATGGAAGCCGTGCACGTCGCGACGACTGCAGCCGTGACGTCCGAGCTCGCAACAGGCAAGGCGTACACGTACTTCGGCTTTCTGCACTGTCAGCGAGACGGCGtggcgcgccgcgccgcagcgacggcagagGCCTTCTCCACAGTGGAGCACGATGCTTTCCATCaagagcaagaagaagcgcgctcttttcgttttgccCCTTGGCGCGTGagtggcgacagcggcaagAGCTACGCGCACCAGCTacacgcaccgctgctgctgcgcacagaGCTGCGCGCCACCCGCGCAGAGTGGGTGCATTTCTTCGCCGCCAAGTTCAACCGGCATCTCTACGCTCTGCTCTTCCCAACAGCGTGTGCGGCTATGGCGAAAAAGAAACCGCTTAGACATCGTCCTGGTAAtgcagaggtggcggtggtggtggtgccagAGACAGACGCTGATGACGCTGTGAGCAACAatgtgcagcaggagaagcatcaacgccaccgccaccgccgtcgccgcacacgaaacagcagcgccagcttagagcagcaacagcaacagcacatCCACAATAGGGCAGTGCCACCATCCTCGTCGCCACATCGtggccgtcgccaccgccatcatcCCTCCCATCGTCTGTCTCAGGTAGAGGAAGCGCAAGATGAGGTTGGCattggtgccgccgcctcccacCGTCTCTCCAGctcgtccttctcttccacccAAGTTGAGGACTCGCGTGACTACGATGTGctcgcggcggcagtggtgagggagaaggcacTTGAGCCACTCTCCTCGCAACtgtcagcgacagcggccgCGCGACATGATCAGCGGCCAGGTGCGAGTGAACCGTGGTGGGAAACGATTTCGGCCTTGCGTCACACCATTGCGCAGCGGGatcagcggctgctggacCAAGAAAAGGAGATGGCCGACATGGCCAAGACACTGCGGCAGTACGCGCAGCGTGAACACAGTCTCAAAGAAGAGCATGATCGTCTTCAAGCTGCCTTGCGCGACGCAGACGACCGTCTCGCAAACCTGATCACAGCGGAGAGAAGCCGACAACCGGAGGTCCAGCGACTGTGTCGGGCGGCGGGCGCGAGGGTGCCACCGCAGGACGGCTGCACCGCATTGGGTAGCGAAGACGCCATTCATATCAGCCATCCAtcctccaccctctccccaGAACGCAAGCGACACGCGATTTGCCCTGACGCTTTCGATCAATCCAGAAGTCCGCACGCTCCCAGCCCAACCGTGCCCgatgctcagcagcagcgcggatTGGAATCACTGcaagcgcagctggaggagcttcAGCGGCGCTACGTGGCGGACGCTGTGTCGTGGCGAGCTGAGCGGACGGCGCTCGAAGGCCGCTGCCTTGTCGCGGAGGAAAAACTGAAGCATttgcgcagcggtgcctccCAGCAACTCCGCTCGCCGACTCACCAGGTGATGCACGATGCGGAGAATCACCGTCACGAAGTGTGGAGCGGGAAgagggcgtgtgtggatgCAAGGGCGCCAGGGCTAATGCTGAACAACGAACTCGCCACTACAGAAAATAACGACATGGCAGGGGCATACCTTAGCCGAGCCACAAATGAGCGCAGCCAGAGTGGTGATGCAGCGCCAGCCATCGCTGTGTTATCGGCCCCAGGCAGtgcctttgcctctctcctactCACCTTCAAAcccagcagcggccgtgCTGGTGCGCGTGCCGGGAACTGCGTCGATGGAGCGCTTATTGTCGATGAGGCCAGCGCGCGGCTGCTGTTCAGTGGTCCGACAGCGAACCAGCGTGGACGTCGATGGGAACTGCGGCATCACGACACGGATGCCTTACTTCGCATTCAACTGGAGTTACTGTCGCGGGTACCGGGCGATGCGCGTGCGGTGGTTAGGTCGACCTCGCGTCGACGCCGTCCAGCTGCCTCTTCCTTGTTCGCGCTGGCGTCAGATCCGCGAGCGTCTTCACCGTCACTACACTCTCCAGCAAGCAACACAACCCCGCGCAGGCCCACCGGCTCAGCCGCTGGAACATCGCTGTCCCCCCCGCCGTctctgcagccgcactgGTCGATCCATGCCTACGATCAGAGGGACTCGCACCACTACTCTCCTCCAGATATCTCTGCAGCTTCAGCGTCCTGCTTGGCAGGCTCGACGCAGCTACGTACGCAcctgtcctctctccttcggACGGTGAACGTGGCGCCGCGGCACACACgggcctcgctgctgcggcaggctGCCATTGGGCAGAAGATCCAGGTgagagaagcggaggaaaggggaagcgCCGTCTTATCACAGAGCCGAGAGCGCGTGTTTTAGAGTGAAGGGCTGCACTGGCTCTGGATGTGCTCTGTTCGTGTGTATGCATCGGCACTCGGTGCATGGATGCTCTCTGCCATCTACTCTGCATGACCATAACGCAACCACCATCATCGACATCACCACTCGCCCTCTCGCGTGGCAAACGTGTAGCCCACTGCGCAGTACCCcgtcgcctcccccctttcagtcttgtttccctcttttcgagggggagaggcacgAGCGCGATGCACATTAACAAGTAGACGCTTAAAGGTGTACATGTCCCTCGCGTCACGTGCGTGAGACGGTGGAGAAATCCACGCGGATGGCTCATGtgcacgtatgtgtgtgtgtgtgtgtggtgtctgTTCTCCTGTAATACACTTATTCTcttctgtctccctccctcactctcgGCACTTATGAACGCAGCTCTTCTCACCATATCACATCGATCAAGTCAAGCGTACACGTACCCGCCACTCAGACAcacgtctccctcccctatTCCTCGCTCgattcacacacacacacacacacctattACCTCTGTtgtgcgcgcctgctgcagtaGGACTtaaggagagaggtgtcAGTGTGCGTCCTTGGTAAGACAAGGagcaggacgaggaggccTCTGCTGCGGCTACGTGGGGCTCTCTGCACCCTGACACGTAGCCGCATGTGCGCCGCACAACCCAACGCACATCgacttctccctcttcagtATTCCctttttatttatttttcCATTTCTTCCCGTACCGCCGCGCGTCCCTCCTCCcgtcttcaccaccaccgtctccaGTGCTGgtctcacccacccaccactcCTTCTCTAAtcacccgcctccccccccaccccccacacacccacacacacatcgtcCCTCATTGTACGTGCTGTCGGTGTTGTTTGGCTTTCTGGCTACGTCTTCTATTTTGAAGTgcggctcttctcctcccgtccctctctcccacacgtACGCGCTGACAGGAACCTCTGGTCGAAcctgagcacacacacacacacacacacctctgtCCACCtggccctctccctcccctccactctGGAGactccgtgtgtgtgtgtgtgggtgtgtgtcactgtgtgggtgtgtttgcttGCTGACTGCCTCCATTTTacttccccttcctcgtttCGTTATTAgtgccgtcgtcgccctcGACTTCCCTTCTGTATTCGAGTCGACGATatccaccactaccaccatcaccaccccccccctctcacctctccccctcgatCTCCCTCGTGCAACTTCGgggtgttggtgctgctcttccttcgTGGTCTTCAGCCTGTGCCCCTCGCCATTTGCTGCCGTCTCTCTTCGCCCTTTCGCTCACTTTCTCTCGAGCTCTCTTATCGAGCAACGAGGCgcgcccccttcctcccgcCCGCTGCTCACGTGTGACGGTGGTCGTCCTGGGCGTGTTTTCGTCGTTGGCGTCGGTGTGTagcccccttccctcccctccccccttcttgcgCCGCTATGTCACTCCTCCGAGTCACTCAGTTCCTGACGGCCGAGGGAAAAGTACAAGTTGAGCTCACCAACACCAGCGGGCGTTCTCAGCGCGCGGCGTCGCTGGACCCGTCCGAGCCACCGCAGCAAAGCAGAAACAAAGGGCACCGCACTCGCCACGTTCCCGACCGAGATGATCCGTGCTCACTGATCGTGTCGCTGCGCGCATCGCACCCGCAGTTTTTCTACCACCGTGGGCTGCAACACAAACAACTGTTCTCCTCCAGGTCGGTGGCCTCGCCCCTGCGCGGGTCACCTTCTGGAAGTGCCGCCATTGCCGGGGCTAGTGGCAGTCGTGGGAGCAACAACACGCATCAACGCGGTCCATCGTCTCTGTGGGGTCTCAAAGCTGTCGATCCGGTCATCCAAGACGTGTCACAGGAGACGTGGAGAAGCTTGGGATTTCTGCCAGTCGCGTCGCCGGCTGCAGAGACAGTgaatgcagcagcaccacaagCGTCCTCGCCACTCTTGAGGCAGAGCAACAATAAGGGCGGCGATGATGAtcgcccgctgctggtgcgcgaAGAGCTGGCGGACTGCGTCTTACTCCCTGGGGAGCGGCGCACCTTCTTGCTCGAGGTGGATACTCCGTCGGTGCTGGAACGGCTCATGGCGCCCGTACCCCGGAAAAAAGTGCCGATGACATCGACAGTTTTATCGCAACCGGAAAATACAACACGACGAGGCTCGTGGCGCCCCCTGTCTTCCCAAGGCTCGGCCACGGCGCACGCcggcggcaacgacgacgagacGGACGCCTCCTTCAGGAGAGCGCGCGGTGTAACGGGTGAGTTTCACCAAGATAGGCACGGCACCTCTGACACGGACGAGTCGAGCTCCGTCCTGCCCCTGACAGCCCGCCGCCCCGGTGGAAAAGACGCCGGGGCGGCTTCTCGTAATGAGCAAGGGCGCCAAGGCCCAGACTATCGCGGCAGGGGCCTCCCCCAGAGCCCcagcggcagaagcagcagcggcgagaacagcgacggcagcatgCGCTCATTCACCCCCTCAGCCCAGCTGAACCAGAGGCGGCAACTATCACGTCAGCGGACACTGCCGTGGGGTCCTGACGACGAGGGTGACCGCAAGGGTGGTGCAGTGGACCAGGCACCACCCGGGAACAGCCGGCACAACCGACGACCAGTCGGGAAGCGAGATATTAGCAACACAGAGGACGACGATGAGCACTCAGCGTCACAACAGCCGCTGAGCATCATGCGGGAGAGCTTGGCCACCCGGGAGTCGCTGGATGCCCGTCTgcccgctgccaccgctacgGGCGTCCCCAGGCCGGCGCCAtctggcagcgcagcacgcaaCTCTCGACTTGGCAGCCGTGACTACACAGTGCCTACCTCAACTAACTCTACAGCAGCTAGCGTCCTTGTCCCCTCGAACGCTAACAGGGAGGACTCTGGAAGGCTGAGTGTGCCTCCGTCCGTCGGCACTgctggcagtggtgccaCACCTTCACTCTGCAATGGTGAGGCGGACAAGACGGCCGATCTGGTGTATGGTGACAAGCCCCTTGCGCAACCCTGGTTCCCGCCCGTCTCGTCGTCACAGCGCCCCACCTTTTACGTTTACTACGCACCGCTCGGGGACGAGGACAAGTGTGTTGATGAGGCACGCCAGTGGCTGCTTAAGGAGCAGCAAGCTTACTATCTTTGGCTGGACAAACTCGTGCGCATTATCGCAGATCTGGAGCGGAGGCGCGAGCAAGGGTGGACACAGACGCGTGATAATGCAGTCCAGTCGCCGCATCAGCCTCTTGGCGCTCGGCGTGTGTTGCCGCCCATACTCGGGGAGCTTGTCCGGTGGCGAaccgatggcggcggcggtgggacCGCGATTGACATGATGGCGCCGTCTcccatcaccgccgctgcctttcAGTACTACTACGGCAGCATTTCCCTAAAGGTCGTACATCGGCCCCTCTCACAAGTCAGCATTGGCGGTAGCAGTGCCCATTACTCATGGGTGAtcggcggcaacagcaacggcagggctggcggcggcagggTCAACAAGGAGGTCGTTGTGGAACTGCCGCCGTCCTtcgcggcgacgcggcgca from Leishmania panamensis strain MHOM/PA/94/PSC-1 chromosome 15 sequence carries:
- a CDS encoding hypothetical protein (TriTrypDB/GeneDB-style sysID: LpmP.15.0590) produces the protein MLRSPKERWCAQESLPTPHLGREQVLPSWTHGRPPQQQEQQQRSKEQETRASRTVEGNAPPSNDGNGAGGRAPRHRRSRVGRHRHAGLSFRSAGVVAYSSSSSSFSSSSRSTDGSGSRGDGGHSRCTAQLASPQTLIDAGKLFKLSPNDRLTHDPDTASARKLQQTVLPTTPTTSNSQQRHTDPGAATAASTTQAMRTASPSFPSSASQPRSSRQEGRRTRSAKRRWSTSGVHYESAQDDAELDKDEGNRDHGGSAAHRTSRHARQAAQLLPQDAGKEAFAEVMDDSAAETSFIHRETCGSMSSVLGRDSAQAHSVTQRNEKSMRHHRQHNPQHYVPALVVLEKATPRRANDRACNSARSSNGSDSVLPDAAEVDYSCSGRWPSNARSVASLESRAAFKASLAGAELQRQRGAALHTRAMQAAWTSYLHRCGHLSSPERYDRQRATLLQDAPPQIAYAHGGMSVQQRPRQTAAAEPSVNSKVPGPLTNALALAKEVLLLRCSLLMTYTLLAAATVEGSGDDDVNAIAKRSWQYAAQHYARWTTAAEQRAHWQRGGQAGASDEKRTEHQHPNRCSAALYLRGSTPWPALETRLVAAVQGAAEALRLSEAAATAPNKLPSPQLLRESPPHDVDGLPSVWYPPHRGDDDDGPLSGMLWVWFSGGDDSHVEDDVAGTSLSSSDDNDLKDNDGSGTERPSFSADSAAMRCRRQHERRKRGGLSSLFRRSHRRFGERRRPPTVVRSLRGVWRRCFVVADNSSVCVYPTECDYANFATERLLMSVPYASLAYLVPDFSAAAVAAFDNVGMEQDEREWGSSNGHARPSARPGRGNYPLQHCGSMEAVHVATTAAVTSELATGKAYTYFGFLHCQRDGVARRAAATAEAFSTVEHDAFHQEQEEARSFRFAPWRVSGDSGKSYAHQLHAPLLLRTELRATRAEWVHFFAAKFNRHLYALLFPTACAAMAKKKPLRHRPGNAEVAVVVVPETDADDAVSNNVQQEKHQRHRHRRRRTRNSSASLEQQQQQHIHNRAVPPSSSPHRGRRHRHHPSHRLSQVEEAQDEVGIGAAASHRLSSSSFSSTQVEDSRDYDVLAAAVVREKALEPLSSQLSATAAARHDQRPGASEPWWETISALRHTIAQRDQRLLDQEKEMADMAKTLRQYAQREHSLKEEHDRLQAALRDADDRLANLITAERSRQPEVQRLCRAAGARVPPQDGCTALGSEDAIHISHPSSTLSPERKRHAICPDAFDQSRSPHAPSPTVPDAQQQRGLESLQAQLEELQRRYVADAVSWRAERTALEGRCLVAEEKLKHLRSGASQQLRSPTHQVMHDAENHRHEVWSGKRACVDARAPGLMLNNELATTENNDMAGAYLSRATNERSQSGDAAPAIAVLSAPGSAFASLLLTFKPSSGRAGARAGNCVDGALIVDEASARLLFSGPTANQRGRRWELRHHDTDALLRIQLELLSRVPGDARAVVRSTSRRRRPAASSLFALASDPRASSPSLHSPASNTTPRRPTGSAAGTSLSPPPSLQPHWSIHAYDQRDSHHYSPPDISAASASCLAGSTQLRTHLSSLLRTVNVAPRHTRASLLRQAAIGQKIQVREAEERGSAVLSQSRERVF
- a CDS encoding hypothetical protein (TriTrypDB/GeneDB-style sysID: LpmP.15.0600), which gives rise to MSLLRVTQFLTAEGKVQVELTNTSGRSQRAASLDPSEPPQQSRNKGHRTRHVPDRDDPCSLIVSLRASHPQFFYHRGLQHKQLFSSRSVASPLRGSPSGSAAIAGASGSRGSNNTHQRGPSSLWGLKAVDPVIQDVSQETWRSLGFLPVASPAAETVNAAAPQASSPLLRQSNNKGGDDDRPLLVREELADCVLLPGERRTFLLEVDTPSVLERLMAPVPRKKVPMTSTVLSQPENTTRRGSWRPLSSQGSATAHAGGNDDETDASFRRARGVTGEFHQDRHGTSDTDESSSVLPLTARRPGGKDAGAASRNEQGRQGPDYRGRGLPQSPSGRSSSGENSDGSMRSFTPSAQLNQRRQLSRQRTLPWGPDDEGDRKGGAVDQAPPGNSRHNRRPVGKRDISNTEDDDEHSASQQPLSIMRESLATRESLDARLPAATATGVPRPAPSGSAARNSRLGSRDYTVPTSTNSTAASVLVPSNANREDSGRLSVPPSVGTAGSGATPSLCNGEADKTADLVYGDKPLAQPWFPPVSSSQRPTFYVYYAPLGDEDKCVDEARQWLLKEQQAYYLWLDKLVRIIADLERRREQGWTQTRDNAVQSPHQPLGARRVLPPILGELVRWRTDGGGGGTAIDMMAPSPITAAAFQYYYGSISLKVVHRPLSQVSIGGSSAHYSWVIGGNSNGRAGGGRVNKEVVVELPPSFAATRRNWVSKKARKMFKGERQGAGTVVLPLRVQPQSAMQPPPKPFTNDAPSVSVISATQSTLSSSRASQEMRGFSEKPEPQYGSNATDAPSSRQQLRWLRSNNPLTSPQQHTMENSSELGDYRGSSTPMSGSQRVETGGVRPHFKAGCGLALLEDSELNLPPPSRNSLADGTLALPPKNDNTGTLLDLKQGLLVPGSSKVGRTETLDPAAAEMAAMASPSSRWSSLSSIYHQMHRKFSDSPVQPQPRLESLPPAGGMAFAENHIPSSSSSSAEAGDNGTTSHDAAQPNCSSSLHLSSGAPDNARSPEDSTSVTDASGAVSGVGRYGNTSSNGSRKMFSLPNLQGAATDGALTTTSPSGSFGAQIFQSLLGFGGSPKPDAGEEGNAPSRTRDISSAPPQTLAYRRSSTGAVSTGSFLMRRQERLSRIADQSMMAGCQVKIVMQQLTATAADLVQQHGPPAMNGVMSLMTFLKDIVFTPENVNAMQVVVTPMLMGCSFLVIAYLLLFSGEGGGDALSPMDTGGLL